In the genome of Candoia aspera isolate rCanAsp1 chromosome 1, rCanAsp1.hap2, whole genome shotgun sequence, one region contains:
- the INSM2 gene encoding insulinoma-associated protein 2, with product MPRGFLVKRSRRPGGSYRVRPAGGPSALRLEEAPRLATPLPEAPQQPQQLPQPNSPLAAVWGAGGSDNAAPAAEEPRRWAPSPVSAESSPLSPAVALAEKLPLIPRTPVPLPVPLPLPAAPLCPAISLKRPSRAKAPPAKKLKAVRKLSFADEVTTSPVLGLRIKAVSEAGSEGIRVARPTLLGEFVCQLCKEPYADPLALAQHRCSRIVRVEYRCPECHKIFSCPANLASHRRWHKPRPTTSSGPTQDKENSRGKPGCDQHHGAADSSCCRDQPAPRAAQLGPVSEAAAAAAATTSPGSGLVAPPGELFLCPYCHKSFRRQAYLRKHLGTHQTGIASFTSNSSPPHPPPQQIVFSCHLCGAHFPSADIRDKHRVWHAVREELLLPLGQPEGSANHGEQQIFSCKHCPSTFFSSPGLTRHINKCHPSENRQVLLLQMSVRPGC from the coding sequence ATGCCGCGGGGGTTCCTGGTGAAGCGGAGCAGGAGGCCGGGGGGCTCCTATAGGGTGCGCCCCGCAGGCGGACCCTCAGCGCTCCGCCTGGAGGAAGCGCCCCGCCTCGCAACGCCTTTGCCAGAGGCGCCGCAGCAGccccagcagctgcctcagccaaACTCCCCACTGGCGGCGGTCTGGGGCGCGGGAGGCTCGGACAACGCAGCCCCCGCAGCGGAGGAGCCCAGGCGCTGGGCGCCTTCTCCCGTATCTGCCGAATCCTCTCCCCTGAGTCCTGCCGTGGCGCTGGCGGAGAAGCTGCCCCTGATTCCGCGCACTCCTGTGCCTTTGCCCGTGCCGCTCCCCTTGCCTGCTGCCCCGCTTTGCCCGGCTATCTCGCTCAAGCGCCCGTCCCGAGCTAAGGCGCCGCCCGCCAAGAAGCTCAAGGCCGTGCGCAAGCTGAGCTTTGCTGACGAGGTGACCACGTCGCCCGTGTTGGGGTTGCGGATCAAAGCTGTTTCCGAGGCGGGCAGCGAGGGGATCCGCGTGGCTCGCCCGACGCTGCTGGGTGAATTTGTCTGCCAACTGTGCAAGGAACCCTATGCTGATCCCTTGGCTCTGGCCCAGCACCGTTGTTCGCGAATTGTGCGCGTCGAATATCGCTGCCCGGAGTGCCACAAAATCTTCAGCTGCCCGGCCAACCTGGCTTCTCACCGCCGGTGGCACAAGCCGCGCCCGACCACCTCCTCCGGCCCCACCCAGGACAAAGAAAACAGCCGTGGGAAGCCCGGCTGCGATCAGCACCACGGCGCTGCGGACAGCTCCTGCTGCCGGGACCAGCCCGCTCCTCGTGCCGCCCAGCTGGGTCCGGTCAgcgaagccgccgccgccgccgccgcgaccACCAGCCCGGGCTCCGGCTTGGTAGCTCCTCCTGGCGAGCTCTTCCTTTGCCCCTATTGCCACAAGTCTTTCCGGCGCCAGGCGTACCTGCGCAAGCACCTGGGCACCCACCAGACTGGCATCGCCAGCTTCACCAGCAACTCCTCACCACCTCACCCACCCCCGCAACAGATcgttttttcctgccatttgtgCGGCGCGCACTTCCCGTCGGCGGACATCAGAGACAAGCACCGGGTATGGCACGCGGTGCGTGAGGAATTGCTTCTGCCATTGGGGCAGCCTGAGGGCAGCGCTAACCATGGTGAGCAGCAGATCTTTTCCTGCAAACACTGTCCCTCGACTTTCTTCAGCTCGCCCGGCCTCACCCGACACATCAACAAGTGCCACCCCTCGGAGAACAGACAGGTCCTTCTATTGCAGATGTCGGTCAGGCCGGGCTGCTAG